Proteins co-encoded in one Sulfurospirillum arsenophilum NBRC 109478 genomic window:
- a CDS encoding heavy-metal-associated domain-containing protein, which produces MATITLVVKGMSCGGCVKSVKGVLEGIKGVKSVNVDLASGQTVIEYDAPIDVSVFEKAIDEAGFEVIS; this is translated from the coding sequence ATGGCAACAATCACATTGGTGGTTAAAGGGATGAGTTGTGGAGGATGTGTTAAAAGCGTTAAAGGTGTTTTAGAGGGAATTAAAGGTGTCAAGAGTGTCAATGTTGACTTAGCCAGTGGTCAAACGGTTATTGAGTACGATGCTCCGATTGATGTAAGTGTGTTTGAAAAAGCAATTGATGAAGCAGGTTTTGAAGTCATTTCGTAA
- the rmuC gene encoding DNA recombination protein RmuC — translation MPQEMLFLAIFITFSVAMVVFGLWIKSVLQEKAYVLAEFKAKNEQLTSDNLTLNMQSAKLQAELSAQKEGNQKLKLDLEEQGKKLELKLNAIMEQHLEKKLQKLDDTSIKSLETLLKPFKENLDGFKKSVENSQENSTKKFAELSKEIEQVARAGMNISKEAENLTKALKGKKQSQGSWGEMILESVLEYSGLIKGVHYETQESYKDEEGRTKRPDVVIKLPQDRTIIIDSKVSLNSYDEFIRAESEEEKHIASKALMQAFREHIDILDSKDYTHYKQGTLQYVFMFVPIEGAFSVAINEDPKLYEYALRKHIAIVNPSTLTVSLRTIYLYWQSEQSSTLASKLFDEAGKMYDKMVGFSESFKKVGSQLQTLNNSYENAQKQLTEGSGNILGRVENLKRLGAKATKNLKDAKLEYQDFNTDIEAAQLLEAKEDE, via the coding sequence ATGCCTCAAGAGATGCTATTTTTAGCTATTTTTATTACATTTAGTGTTGCCATGGTGGTGTTTGGATTGTGGATTAAGTCGGTGCTTCAGGAAAAAGCCTATGTATTAGCCGAATTTAAAGCCAAAAATGAGCAGTTAACTTCCGATAATTTAACCCTTAACATGCAAAGTGCGAAACTCCAAGCAGAACTGAGTGCCCAAAAAGAGGGAAATCAAAAACTCAAACTTGATCTTGAAGAGCAGGGGAAAAAGCTTGAACTCAAGCTTAATGCTATCATGGAGCAACACCTAGAGAAAAAGCTTCAAAAACTGGATGACACCTCGATAAAATCGCTTGAAACACTGCTTAAGCCCTTTAAAGAAAATTTAGATGGTTTTAAAAAAAGTGTTGAAAATTCCCAAGAAAACAGCACGAAAAAATTTGCAGAGCTCTCTAAAGAGATTGAACAGGTCGCAAGAGCTGGTATGAACATCTCCAAAGAGGCTGAAAATCTCACCAAAGCGCTCAAAGGTAAAAAACAGAGCCAAGGCAGTTGGGGTGAAATGATCTTGGAGAGTGTTTTAGAGTACTCAGGACTCATCAAGGGTGTGCATTATGAAACACAAGAGAGTTATAAAGATGAAGAGGGACGAACAAAGCGTCCTGATGTCGTCATTAAACTCCCTCAAGATCGTACCATCATTATTGATTCGAAAGTTTCGTTGAATAGTTACGATGAGTTTATCAGGGCGGAGAGTGAAGAAGAAAAACACATTGCTTCTAAAGCCTTGATGCAGGCGTTTCGTGAGCATATTGACATACTTGATAGTAAAGACTACACTCACTATAAACAAGGCACACTCCAGTATGTGTTTATGTTTGTTCCCATTGAAGGTGCTTTTTCGGTCGCGATCAATGAAGATCCAAAACTCTATGAGTACGCGCTTCGCAAGCATATTGCCATTGTTAACCCTTCAACGTTAACCGTTTCATTGCGCACTATTTATCTCTACTGGCAAAGTGAGCAGTCGAGTACTTTAGCCTCAAAGCTTTTTGATGAAGCTGGAAAAATGTATGACAAAATGGTCGGTTTTTCAGAGAGTTTCAAAAAAGTTGGCAGCCAGCTTCAAACACTCAATAACAGCTATGAAAACGCTCAAAAACAGCTCACAGAAGGCTCAGGTAATATACTAGGTCGCGTAGAGAATTTGAAGCGTTTAGGCGCCAAAGCAACTAAAAATCTTAAAGATGCCAAACTTGAATACCAAGATTTTAACACAGACATCGAAGCTGCTCAACTTTTGGAAGCAAAAGAAGACGAATAG
- the tpx gene encoding thiol peroxidase encodes MTFTAKIDKTALKGTPVKLEGNFQEVGNNAPVVTVVTPDLQEKTIGGENNKAQLIIVVPSLDTPVCDAEARRFNQEVAKHENIDTTIISMDLPFASAKFCNVAGIENLTVGSDFRHKAFARAYGMLISDGALEGLCARALFVISKDGKIVYKQVVPEITEEPNYDEALNAAIDAANRGASCCGFCQ; translated from the coding sequence ATGACATTTACCGCAAAAATAGACAAAACAGCCCTCAAAGGCACGCCCGTAAAATTGGAAGGCAACTTCCAAGAAGTGGGCAATAATGCACCTGTTGTTACTGTTGTCACTCCAGACTTACAAGAAAAAACCATCGGTGGTGAAAACAATAAAGCTCAACTCATCATCGTAGTACCTTCACTTGACACACCTGTGTGTGATGCGGAAGCGAGACGTTTTAACCAAGAAGTTGCGAAGCATGAAAACATCGACACGACGATTATTTCGATGGACTTACCGTTTGCAAGCGCAAAATTTTGCAATGTTGCGGGTATTGAAAATCTAACCGTTGGTAGTGACTTTAGACACAAAGCATTTGCACGTGCTTATGGCATGCTCATCAGCGATGGTGCACTTGAAGGCTTGTGTGCTAGAGCGCTTTTTGTTATCAGTAAAGATGGCAAGATTGTTTACAAACAGGTGGTTCCTGAGATCACGGAAGAACCCAATTATGACGAAGCGTTAAATGCCGCTATCGATGCAGCCAACAGAGGGGCTAGTTGTTGTGGTTTTTGTCAGTAG
- a CDS encoding heavy metal translocating P-type ATPase — protein sequence MSEKHFELDIKGMTCAACSARIERVLGKLEGVKANVNLASEKAFVASSNPNINLPEIIQSIEKTGFGATESSKVDQDQKSLDKEQDYQKLLREFSLSALLTLPFLVEMVAMLFNIHLHLSPMIQLGLATIVQFYCGRKFYIGAYKSLKSGSANMDVLVVLGTSAAYFLSLSVVLFYVPLHLYFEASVSVITLVLLGKLLEVRAKAKTGFAIAKLLHLQPKKAFVERNGVVEEISIEALHVNDIFVVKAGESIPTDGIVVEGNSMVDESMMTGESLPVLKSVGDVIVGATKNGDGMLKCQATKVGSGTFLASIVRLIEEAQGSKAPIQRLADTIAGIFVPIVVSIAVITFGAWWFIGGDFEEAIINAVSVLVIACPCALGLATPTAIMVGVGRGASEGILIKNAEVLENVGKINAVVFDKTGTLTYANPQVVDVLIEKNELDKEQFLVLVAALEEGSKHPLAKAIIASAPQNSSKSVQAFQNYSGLGVSGEIDGVVYFAGSPAFIMQFSSLQPSTVAQTFLEEGNSIVALATKEQILGYIALADTIRESAKVAVEKLQNDGIEVYMLTGDNERCAQKVARELGIKHFFAEVLPNGKAEAIAKLKNEGKFVCMVGDGINDAPALAVADVAIAMSNGSDIAVESADLILIANDPLYVVNAIALSRATMSKIKQNLFLAFVYNVLAIPLAFLGMLNPIVAGGAMAMSSVSVVSNSLLLRRWKMKK from the coding sequence ATGTCTGAAAAACATTTTGAGCTTGACATCAAGGGCATGACATGTGCAGCATGTTCAGCACGCATTGAGCGTGTACTTGGAAAGCTTGAAGGCGTCAAAGCCAATGTCAACTTGGCGAGCGAAAAAGCGTTTGTTGCTTCATCTAACCCTAATATCAATCTTCCTGAAATCATCCAAAGCATTGAAAAAACAGGTTTTGGCGCCACGGAGTCTTCCAAAGTCGATCAAGATCAAAAAAGTCTGGACAAAGAACAAGATTATCAAAAACTTTTAAGAGAATTTAGCCTCTCAGCACTGCTCACACTGCCGTTTTTAGTCGAAATGGTGGCGATGCTTTTCAATATCCATCTGCACCTCTCACCGATGATTCAGCTAGGGCTTGCGACGATTGTACAGTTTTACTGTGGACGAAAATTTTATATAGGTGCCTACAAAAGCTTGAAAAGTGGCAGTGCCAATATGGATGTTCTCGTGGTTTTGGGTACGAGTGCCGCGTATTTTTTAAGCCTCAGCGTTGTGCTATTTTACGTGCCGCTACACCTTTACTTTGAAGCATCTGTTTCGGTAATAACATTGGTACTTTTAGGCAAACTTTTAGAGGTGAGAGCAAAGGCAAAGACTGGTTTTGCCATTGCAAAACTCCTTCATTTACAGCCTAAAAAAGCGTTTGTAGAGCGCAATGGTGTGGTCGAAGAGATCAGCATTGAAGCTTTACATGTAAACGATATTTTTGTGGTAAAAGCGGGCGAGAGCATCCCCACGGATGGTATTGTTGTGGAAGGCAATAGCATGGTCGATGAGTCGATGATGACGGGGGAAAGTTTACCCGTGCTGAAATCCGTGGGAGATGTCATTGTTGGGGCGACCAAAAACGGCGATGGGATGCTCAAATGCCAAGCCACGAAAGTTGGTTCTGGCACTTTTTTAGCTTCCATCGTTCGTCTTATCGAAGAAGCACAAGGCTCCAAAGCGCCTATTCAACGCCTTGCCGATACGATTGCCGGTATTTTTGTGCCCATTGTGGTGAGCATCGCGGTGATTACTTTTGGTGCGTGGTGGTTTATCGGGGGCGATTTTGAAGAGGCGATTATCAACGCTGTTTCGGTATTGGTTATCGCATGTCCGTGTGCGCTTGGACTTGCAACGCCAACGGCGATTATGGTGGGTGTTGGGCGAGGGGCAAGTGAGGGAATTCTCATCAAAAATGCAGAAGTGCTTGAAAATGTGGGAAAAATCAATGCTGTCGTGTTCGATAAAACAGGCACATTGACCTATGCAAATCCTCAAGTGGTCGATGTTTTAATCGAAAAAAATGAATTGGATAAAGAGCAATTTCTAGTCCTTGTTGCAGCCTTAGAAGAGGGGTCAAAACACCCGTTAGCCAAAGCGATTATTGCTTCAGCACCGCAGAACTCATCAAAGAGTGTTCAAGCGTTTCAGAACTATTCAGGTTTGGGCGTTTCAGGTGAGATCGATGGCGTGGTTTACTTTGCTGGGTCACCTGCTTTTATTATGCAATTTAGTTCTCTGCAACCTTCAACTGTCGCGCAAACGTTTTTGGAAGAGGGCAACAGCATTGTAGCGTTGGCTACCAAAGAGCAGATTCTTGGGTATATCGCATTGGCAGATACGATTCGAGAGAGTGCTAAAGTGGCGGTTGAGAAGCTTCAAAATGATGGTATTGAAGTGTATATGCTCACAGGAGATAACGAACGTTGTGCGCAGAAAGTTGCTCGTGAGCTTGGCATCAAGCACTTTTTTGCAGAAGTTTTGCCGAACGGGAAAGCAGAGGCAATAGCAAAGCTTAAAAACGAGGGAAAATTTGTCTGCATGGTCGGTGATGGCATCAACGATGCACCTGCACTTGCGGTGGCTGATGTGGCGATTGCGATGTCCAATGGTTCGGACATTGCTGTGGAGAGCGCCGATCTTATCTTAATTGCAAATGATCCACTCTATGTCGTCAATGCCATCGCACTTTCGCGTGCTACGATGTCAAAAATTAAGCAGAACCTCTTCTTAGCTTTTGTGTATAATGTGTTAGCAATTCCTCTGGCATTTTTGGGTATGTTAAACCCGATTGTCGCAGGTGGCGCAATGGCGATGAGTTCGGTCTCGGTGGTGAGTAATTCGCTGCTGTTACGACGTTGGAAAATGAAAAAATAA
- the rsmH gene encoding 16S rRNA (cytosine(1402)-N(4))-methyltransferase RsmH, translating into MNIPHIPVLLEEVKEAFSSLNDGVIVDCTLGYGGHSEALLEQNPNIKLIGCDQDEEALAFSKKRLERFGDRVVFHHGNFSSVISKYTDLPIRGILADIGVSSLQLDKKERGFAFDSDVLDMRMNPKQELSAYEVINHYSKEKLEFILREYGEIHEYKKLAHLICEARAKVPLQSAKELSKLAEKVGGKKSIHPSTLLFQAIRIEVNNELGVLTELLESIKNANFEHCMVGIISFHSLEDRIVKQTFKLWSQNCICPPTVMRCMCGNNHRLGKLISKKPIEASNAEVKKNPRSRSAKLRVFEIKSA; encoded by the coding sequence GTGAACATTCCCCATATCCCCGTACTTTTAGAAGAGGTCAAAGAGGCATTTTCTAGCCTTAATGATGGGGTTATTGTTGACTGTACGCTAGGATATGGTGGGCATAGTGAGGCTCTTTTGGAGCAAAATCCTAACATCAAACTTATTGGGTGTGATCAAGATGAAGAGGCGTTAGCCTTTAGCAAAAAAAGGTTAGAACGCTTTGGTGATCGTGTTGTGTTTCATCATGGTAATTTTTCTTCTGTTATTTCTAAATATACGGATCTCCCCATCCGAGGAATTCTCGCTGATATCGGTGTTTCTTCCTTGCAACTTGATAAAAAAGAGCGTGGATTTGCTTTTGATTCCGATGTGTTAGATATGCGCATGAACCCGAAGCAGGAACTTAGTGCTTATGAAGTCATCAATCACTACTCCAAAGAGAAGCTAGAGTTTATTTTACGGGAATATGGCGAGATTCACGAGTATAAAAAATTGGCACATCTTATCTGCGAAGCTAGAGCCAAAGTGCCTCTTCAAAGTGCCAAAGAGCTTTCTAAATTAGCTGAGAAAGTGGGAGGGAAAAAGAGTATCCATCCTTCGACACTTCTGTTTCAAGCCATTCGTATTGAAGTCAATAACGAACTGGGTGTTCTAACTGAGCTTTTGGAAAGCATCAAAAATGCCAATTTTGAGCACTGTATGGTAGGAATTATTTCGTTTCATTCCCTTGAAGATCGCATCGTGAAGCAGACCTTTAAACTTTGGTCACAAAACTGTATTTGCCCACCTACTGTGATGCGTTGTATGTGTGGTAATAACCACCGCTTAGGTAAACTCATCAGTAAAAAACCGATTGAAGCAAGTAATGCTGAAGTCAAGAAAAATCCTCGTAGCCGTAGTGCAAAACTGAGAGTTTTTGAGATAAAGAGTGCATAA
- the rhuM gene encoding virulence protein RhuM/Fic/DOC family protein, with protein sequence MQETQNVVLYTDDKGQVSLEVSLENETVWLSQKQMAELFDKNVKTINEHIGNVFKEGELEENSTIRNFRIVQIEGKREVERDVAFYNLDVIISVGYRVKSKRGTQFRIWASKILKDYLIKGYALNHQRINAQSLNELTATMELVRKSIETKELSSNEAKGLLDIINNYAKTWALLQGYDSDALHSLQGTCEKRFVLDYDEAKHAIRELKKDLMKKGDATELFGNEKAGEFKGALLNIYQTFGGVDLLSSIEEKAANLLYYVIKDHAFSDGNKRIGSFLFILFLHKNGIAYKANGEPKINDNALVSLALLVAASEPSQKELMVKLIVNILSETD encoded by the coding sequence ATGCAAGAGACGCAAAATGTTGTTTTATACACCGATGATAAAGGGCAAGTGAGTTTAGAAGTTAGCCTTGAAAATGAGACGGTTTGGCTGAGTCAAAAACAGATGGCAGAGCTTTTTGACAAAAATGTCAAAACAATCAATGAACATATTGGAAATGTTTTTAAAGAAGGTGAGCTTGAGGAAAACTCAACTATCCGGAATTTCCGGATAGTTCAAATTGAGGGTAAAAGAGAAGTAGAAAGAGATGTCGCTTTTTATAATCTTGATGTCATCATTTCTGTTGGATATCGCGTGAAATCTAAGCGCGGTACGCAGTTCCGTATTTGGGCAAGTAAAATTCTCAAAGACTACCTTATCAAAGGCTATGCTCTTAACCACCAACGTATTAATGCTCAAAGTTTGAATGAACTGACCGCTACGATGGAACTAGTGCGCAAAAGCATCGAAACGAAAGAACTGAGCAGTAACGAAGCCAAAGGCTTACTTGACATCATCAACAACTATGCCAAAACATGGGCATTGCTACAAGGCTATGACTCCGATGCACTCCATTCGTTACAAGGAACTTGTGAAAAACGGTTTGTTTTGGATTATGATGAGGCAAAACATGCCATTAGAGAGCTTAAAAAAGACCTAATGAAAAAAGGCGATGCAACAGAACTGTTTGGTAATGAAAAGGCAGGGGAGTTTAAAGGGGCACTCTTGAATATCTATCAAACCTTTGGAGGTGTTGATCTACTTTCAAGTATCGAAGAAAAAGCAGCAAATTTGCTCTATTACGTCATCAAAGATCACGCTTTTAGTGATGGCAATAAACGAATAGGATCGTTTTTGTTTATCTTGTTTTTACACAAAAATGGCATCGCTTACAAAGCAAATGGCGAGCCAAAGATAAATGACAATGCGCTTGTTTCTCTCGCTCTTCTTGTTGCCGCAAGCGAGCCAAGCCAAAAAGAGCTAATGGTAAAACTCATCGTCAATATTTTAAGCGAAACAGACTAA
- a CDS encoding DUF1737 domain-containing protein, which yields MQYKLITGPDDSTFCSRITEFLNDGWKLHGNPAVTFNGQTVIAAQAIVKEDDKDVKACGFTK from the coding sequence ATGCAATACAAACTTATCACAGGACCGGATGACTCAACCTTTTGTTCAAGAATCACCGAGTTTTTAAATGACGGTTGGAAGTTACACGGAAACCCAGCAGTGACGTTTAACGGTCAAACAGTCATTGCAGCGCAAGCAATTGTGAAAGAAGATGACAAAGATGTAAAGGCGTGCGGGTTTACGAAATAA
- a CDS encoding NnrS family protein has protein sequence MQPTEGLVVVVFVSSLTPPEPPKTTALQNLVAQPHRLFFFAGVVNGVLFVALLGLHYAGLLSLHVSVGLYHAYAMTFIVFTQFFAGFLLTTFPRYLSRPSASPKAYLPIAWLMNGGGLLFIALSFVSEMALVAPMLVILAGYVKLCLLLLDFQTKSTVTNKTDTTWMLRAFALGLVGQLLFIADLFIPAYSLALGVSFYLYLFFIVLIVSQKMMPFFAANTIIGYTMNKSKHFLLLVFVALILKVVLEALNMNAFVADSALFSIITYELLKWRLPFRKSPAILWVLFLSIWWVPVGFGLFVVQDFSALVGHSIYLEKSPLHALALGYFTTVLVGFGTRVILGHSGRTPKADAYAVTLFGLIQAMALIRIIAGIFPQFGYLHAVLTVAVLWIVVFGLWSKRYIHILFEK, from the coding sequence ATGCAGCCAACAGAGGGGCTAGTTGTTGTGGTTTTTGTCAGTAGTTTAACCCCACCAGAGCCTCCAAAAACGACGGCTCTTCAAAACCTAGTCGCTCAGCCACACCGCCTCTTTTTCTTTGCGGGTGTGGTCAATGGCGTACTTTTTGTTGCTCTTTTAGGTCTGCATTATGCAGGGCTTTTGAGTTTACATGTAAGCGTAGGACTGTACCATGCTTATGCGATGACGTTCATCGTTTTTACGCAATTTTTTGCAGGCTTTTTGCTAACGACATTTCCACGCTATCTCTCGCGTCCATCGGCATCACCAAAAGCATATTTGCCGATCGCATGGCTGATGAATGGTGGTGGACTTTTGTTTATTGCACTCTCATTTGTCTCTGAGATGGCACTTGTAGCCCCTATGCTTGTTATCTTAGCAGGCTATGTCAAACTCTGCTTACTTTTGCTTGATTTTCAAACGAAAAGTACAGTGACCAATAAAACAGATACCACATGGATGCTCAGAGCGTTTGCACTGGGTCTTGTAGGGCAGCTACTTTTCATCGCAGATCTGTTTATTCCAGCCTATTCACTCGCACTTGGAGTGAGTTTTTATCTCTATTTGTTCTTTATTGTTCTCATCGTTTCACAAAAAATGATGCCGTTTTTTGCAGCCAATACCATTATCGGCTATACGATGAACAAAAGCAAGCACTTTTTGCTCTTGGTCTTTGTAGCACTCATCCTCAAAGTGGTTTTAGAAGCATTAAACATGAATGCTTTTGTGGCAGACAGTGCGCTCTTTAGCATCATCACGTATGAGCTTTTGAAATGGCGCCTACCGTTTCGCAAATCCCCAGCCATTTTATGGGTACTTTTCCTCTCGATTTGGTGGGTTCCAGTAGGGTTTGGGCTTTTTGTGGTGCAAGACTTTTCGGCACTTGTAGGACACTCTATTTATTTGGAAAAATCACCACTGCATGCCTTGGCATTGGGTTATTTTACAACCGTTCTTGTGGGCTTTGGAACCAGAGTTATTCTTGGGCATTCAGGGCGAACGCCTAAAGCAGATGCGTATGCTGTGACACTTTTTGGACTTATTCAAGCGATGGCGCTCATTCGTATCATCGCAGGTATTTTCCCGCAATTTGGGTATTTGCATGCGGTGCTTACCGTGGCAGTTCTGTGGATTGTTGTTTTTGGCTTATGGTCGAAGCGGTATATTCATATCTTATTTGAGAAGTAA
- a CDS encoding SH3 domain-containing protein, whose protein sequence is MISFRHIFLFTCSLFVLVGCALKEPSAETVIAQRTASKEMLLYPQNVDFLAQNITPQSVAQNDFTYRYYSPWFRTHVSYNKEDALWANKSYGLKNRYYGENLQLIDGVEIDAIINATNVEAYSSINAHAIMIQNAQMRNLPTDKPFFKKTTLPGEGYPFDYLQTSRIHIAEPIIISHYSRDGAWAFIESSFASGWIPVESFVLVDAKERTEFLSAIKIAITKDNVPLYNEKQRFITYAKVGAIFPIISEDDDFFHAYMYTRDATFTAQKLELRIPKSFAQTVPISFNKENLSQIGDALLGEKYGWGGFLANRDCSAMTRDFLSPFGIWIPRNSGAQKSFGEYVSLKDLTPKEKEAMILKNGIAFLSLIYLKGHIMLYAGEFEGKALVMQNIWGVRTMEEGKEGRNVIGKAIISDLYVGANQPNVPENGLLINRIEGITIKPANTKSNNLVQKYPSIKTIKDNTVFFMDGSSLPYDDKKVKTFDEKLENADIEDMFAQKYPAFAPITDPAFNDDPGRFRNDTFLKKLYGSSKSEIEKNLTTINWLPNHGGKKLYFNKNENASAQLQKVSDELDRLPEEYMKYLKKVDGTYYFRKIAKTERLSAHSYGIAIDLDTHYSRYWQWDKTHNFHNEFPKEIVDIFEKHGFVWGGRWYHYDTMHFEYRPELFESID, encoded by the coding sequence ATGATTTCATTTCGACATATTTTTCTTTTTACATGTAGCCTTTTTGTCCTCGTAGGTTGTGCTTTAAAAGAGCCGTCAGCGGAAACGGTTATTGCGCAAAGAACCGCTTCAAAAGAGATGCTGCTTTACCCTCAAAATGTGGACTTTTTAGCGCAAAACATCACGCCCCAAAGCGTAGCACAAAACGATTTTACCTATCGCTACTATTCACCATGGTTTAGAACCCATGTCAGTTACAATAAAGAAGATGCACTCTGGGCAAACAAATCGTATGGGCTGAAAAATCGCTATTATGGCGAGAACTTGCAACTCATAGATGGTGTAGAGATCGATGCCATCATCAACGCTACGAATGTGGAAGCCTATTCAAGCATCAATGCTCATGCGATTATGATTCAAAATGCACAAATGCGCAATCTCCCTACGGACAAACCTTTTTTCAAAAAAACGACCTTACCAGGAGAAGGTTATCCCTTTGATTATTTGCAAACATCACGCATTCATATTGCCGAGCCTATCATCATCTCACACTACAGTCGAGACGGTGCTTGGGCATTTATCGAGAGTTCTTTTGCCTCTGGCTGGATTCCCGTTGAGAGCTTTGTGCTTGTCGATGCTAAAGAGCGCACAGAATTTTTGAGTGCCATAAAAATCGCCATCACAAAAGACAATGTGCCTCTTTACAATGAAAAACAACGGTTCATCACGTATGCAAAAGTGGGAGCCATCTTTCCCATCATAAGTGAAGACGATGACTTTTTTCATGCCTACATGTACACACGAGATGCTACGTTTACCGCACAAAAACTAGAACTTCGCATCCCAAAAAGCTTTGCGCAAACCGTGCCAATAAGCTTTAACAAAGAAAATCTCAGCCAAATCGGTGATGCGCTTTTAGGCGAAAAATACGGTTGGGGTGGATTTCTTGCAAACCGTGATTGCTCTGCCATGACGCGCGATTTTCTCTCTCCTTTTGGCATCTGGATTCCCCGCAATTCTGGCGCTCAAAAGAGTTTTGGAGAGTACGTCTCACTCAAAGATTTAACACCCAAGGAGAAAGAAGCGATGATACTCAAAAATGGCATAGCCTTTTTAAGCCTCATTTACCTCAAAGGTCATATTATGCTTTACGCAGGCGAATTTGAAGGCAAAGCCCTCGTAATGCAAAATATTTGGGGTGTCAGAACGATGGAAGAAGGCAAAGAGGGTCGTAATGTCATCGGTAAAGCCATCATCTCGGACCTTTATGTGGGAGCGAACCAACCCAACGTGCCTGAAAATGGACTGCTCATCAACCGCATTGAAGGCATAACAATCAAACCAGCAAATACAAAGAGCAACAATCTGGTTCAAAAATACCCTAGTATAAAGACTATCAAAGATAACACCGTCTTTTTTATGGATGGAAGCTCACTCCCGTATGATGACAAAAAAGTAAAGACGTTTGATGAGAAGCTTGAAAATGCTGACATCGAAGATATGTTTGCTCAAAAATACCCTGCCTTTGCACCCATAACTGACCCCGCATTCAATGATGACCCAGGTCGTTTTCGCAATGATACTTTTTTGAAAAAACTATACGGCTCAAGCAAAAGTGAAATTGAGAAAAATCTCACAACAATAAACTGGCTTCCAAACCACGGTGGGAAAAAACTATACTTTAATAAAAATGAAAACGCGAGCGCACAACTTCAAAAAGTCTCTGATGAGCTTGACCGTTTGCCTGAAGAGTACATGAAGTATCTCAAAAAAGTCGATGGAACCTACTACTTTCGCAAAATCGCCAAAACAGAACGCTTAAGTGCCCATAGTTACGGCATTGCCATCGACCTTGACACCCACTACTCACGCTACTGGCAGTGGGACAAAACGCACAATTTTCACAATGAATTTCCAAAAGAAATCGTCGATATCTTCGAGAAACATGGCTTTGTTTGGGGTGGCAGATGGTATCACTACGACACCATGCACTTTGAGTATCGACCTGAGTTGTTTGAAAGCATTGACTAA